The following proteins are co-located in the Imtechella halotolerans genome:
- the dinB gene encoding DNA polymerase IV: MNIVTSHRKIIHIDMDAFFASVEQLDNPELRGIPVAVGGSEKRGVVAAASYEARKYGVKSAMSSYIAKKKCPELIFVKPRFDRYKEISESIQKIFYDYTDLVEPLSLDEAYLDVTYNKKGNPSASEIAKEIRNRIYLNTGLTASAGISINKFIAKIASDYNKPNGQKTVKPKEVESFLEALDIRKFYGIGKVTTEKMYLLGIFTGKDLKTKSREFLEYHFGNSGSHYYQIVRGFHNSPVKPERIPKSVGAEHTFLENLSSEVFLKERLDNISQELETRLKKNKLAGKTITLKIKYSDFTLQTRSKTLPYFISDKSLILEIATELLYQEKLFNSVRLVGISLSNLNIGSKKNTSINKTISVQLSFDF, translated from the coding sequence ATGAATATTGTAACTTCACATCGCAAAATCATTCATATTGATATGGATGCATTTTTTGCTTCTGTTGAACAATTGGATAATCCCGAACTACGAGGGATACCAGTGGCTGTTGGTGGCAGTGAAAAGCGAGGTGTTGTAGCTGCGGCAAGTTATGAAGCACGTAAGTACGGAGTAAAAAGTGCTATGAGCAGCTATATAGCTAAGAAAAAATGCCCCGAACTTATATTTGTCAAGCCTCGTTTTGATAGATATAAAGAAATTTCCGAGAGTATTCAGAAAATTTTCTATGATTATACAGATTTAGTGGAACCCCTTTCTTTAGATGAAGCCTATCTTGATGTTACTTACAACAAGAAAGGAAATCCATCAGCCTCTGAGATAGCAAAAGAAATTCGCAATCGCATTTACCTCAATACTGGCCTTACTGCATCAGCAGGAATCTCAATTAACAAATTCATCGCAAAAATTGCAAGTGACTATAACAAACCCAACGGTCAAAAAACCGTAAAACCTAAAGAAGTTGAATCCTTTCTTGAAGCGCTTGACATTAGAAAATTTTATGGTATAGGAAAAGTTACTACAGAGAAAATGTATCTCTTAGGAATTTTTACCGGCAAAGATTTAAAAACAAAATCCAGAGAGTTTTTAGAATATCATTTTGGCAATAGTGGAAGTCACTACTATCAAATTGTTCGGGGTTTTCATAACAGTCCAGTAAAACCAGAACGAATCCCAAAGTCAGTGGGAGCCGAACACACCTTTTTGGAGAATCTAAGTAGCGAAGTTTTCCTCAAAGAGCGCCTAGATAATATTTCACAGGAGTTAGAAACTCGTTTGAAAAAAAATAAACTGGCTGGAAAAACAATTACTTTAAAAATTAAGTACAGTGATTTCACCTTACAAACACGTAGTAAAACACTACCATACTTTATTAGTGATAAAAGTCTAATTCTAGAAATTGCAACAGAGTTATTGTATCAAGAAAAACTTTTTAACTCTGTTCGCTTAGTAGGTATCTCACTTTCTAATCTCAATATAGGTTCAAAAAAAAACACCTCCATTAATAAGACAATTTCAGTTCAACTATCTTTTGATTTCTAA
- a CDS encoding SulP family inorganic anion transporter produces the protein MKNNLKSYLAYAKNDIPSSIVVFLVALPLCLGIALASGAPLFSGLIAGIVGGIVIGFLSKSHLSVSGPAAGLVVIVLNAVETLGTYEAFLLAVVLAGFIQLLLGYIKAGIIGLYFPSSVIKGMLAAIGLILILKQTPYLIGFDADAFGSLEFMQLDGSNTMSDFFEAFNHIHLISLAIGLFSLILLRTWEASFIKQNAFLRRIPGGIIVVVLAIVINQIINSIAPGIAVTGNQMVNLPIISEMDSLGDVFIFPDFTALSNINLYITAFTLAIVASLETLLSVEAIDKLDPEKRRTPQNAELKAQGVGNIVSGLIGGLPITAVIVRSSANLDSGAKSKMSAVYHGILLILAVAIFPKVMNLIPLSALAAILIMVGYKLTKPALYKAQLKLGRDRFIPFVTTVVAILFTDLLIGILIGMAVGVFYILRANYKVPYFYNEEKKDEDGQRQIRIELSEHVSFLNKASLQLTLEHLPEKSEVIIDGSLSKEIDYDALELIYNFKMTAPDRDIKCVIVNLPHISSNGIKRMSNTKVTYKAKKGPISA, from the coding sequence ATGAAGAATAATTTAAAATCGTATCTAGCCTACGCTAAAAATGACATCCCATCAAGTATTGTCGTTTTCTTAGTTGCTCTACCTCTATGCCTTGGTATAGCCTTGGCTTCAGGAGCACCTCTTTTCTCTGGCCTTATTGCAGGAATTGTTGGAGGAATTGTTATCGGATTTCTAAGTAAATCTCATTTGAGTGTAAGTGGTCCAGCTGCTGGACTTGTAGTTATTGTGCTTAATGCCGTAGAAACACTGGGAACTTATGAAGCCTTTTTGCTTGCTGTAGTTCTTGCTGGATTTATCCAATTACTTCTAGGATATATAAAGGCTGGAATCATTGGCCTTTACTTCCCTTCATCTGTAATAAAAGGTATGCTTGCAGCCATTGGTCTAATTCTTATACTAAAACAAACGCCCTACCTTATTGGTTTTGATGCTGATGCTTTTGGAAGTTTAGAATTTATGCAACTTGACGGATCGAATACTATGAGTGATTTTTTTGAAGCTTTTAATCACATTCATCTTATAAGTTTAGCAATTGGATTATTTTCTCTAATCCTATTAAGGACTTGGGAGGCATCATTTATTAAGCAGAATGCATTCCTAAGAAGAATTCCAGGAGGTATCATTGTAGTGGTATTAGCAATAGTAATCAATCAAATTATAAATTCAATTGCACCTGGAATAGCAGTTACTGGTAACCAAATGGTAAACCTTCCTATTATTTCAGAAATGGATTCCCTAGGAGATGTTTTTATATTTCCTGATTTTACAGCATTAAGTAATATCAATTTATACATTACAGCTTTCACATTAGCCATTGTAGCAAGTTTAGAAACACTTCTCAGTGTCGAGGCCATCGACAAATTGGATCCTGAAAAACGTCGAACACCACAAAATGCGGAATTGAAGGCTCAAGGAGTTGGAAATATTGTATCTGGGCTAATTGGTGGTCTTCCAATTACCGCCGTAATTGTACGTAGTTCCGCGAATTTAGATTCTGGTGCTAAATCAAAAATGTCGGCCGTATACCACGGTATCCTATTAATTCTAGCAGTTGCTATTTTTCCTAAAGTAATGAATCTTATACCGCTTTCTGCTTTGGCTGCTATATTAATTATGGTTGGCTATAAACTTACCAAGCCAGCTCTTTACAAAGCACAACTAAAACTTGGTAGAGACCGCTTTATACCATTTGTTACTACTGTAGTTGCTATACTTTTCACAGACCTACTAATTGGAATATTAATTGGTATGGCAGTAGGTGTATTCTATATACTTCGTGCAAATTATAAAGTACCATATTTCTATAATGAAGAAAAAAAGGATGAAGATGGTCAGCGTCAAATACGAATTGAGCTAAGCGAGCATGTATCTTTCCTAAACAAAGCAAGCTTACAACTTACCTTAGAACATTTGCCAGAAAAAAGTGAAGTCATAATTGATGGAAGCTTATCTAAAGAAATTGACTATGATGCTCTTGAATTGATATACAACTTTAAAATGACAGCCCCAGACAGGGATATTAAATGTGTAATTGTAAATCTCCCACATATATCTTCCAACGGAATAAAACGTATGTCCAACACCAAGGTAACATACAAAGCAAAGAAAGGGCCAATTTCTGCTTAA
- a CDS encoding CYTH domain-containing protein: MIEIERKFLVTQDTFKELAHSNTRIVQGFLNTNPERTVRIRIKGNSAFLTIKGISNESGLSRFEWEREITIEEAESLLALCEPGVIDKVRFEVEIGDHLYEVDVFKGANEGLVVAEIELKSEDEFFEKPNWIGEEVTGDIKYYNSQLSKKPYTTWAFD; the protein is encoded by the coding sequence ATGATAGAAATAGAACGTAAATTTTTAGTAACACAAGATACCTTTAAAGAATTGGCGCATTCAAATACAAGGATTGTACAAGGGTTTCTTAATACTAACCCTGAACGAACGGTACGTATACGTATAAAAGGTAACTCTGCATTTTTGACAATTAAAGGGATTTCAAATGAAAGTGGATTAAGTCGTTTCGAATGGGAACGTGAAATTACTATTGAGGAAGCGGAATCATTATTGGCGTTGTGCGAACCGGGAGTAATTGATAAAGTTCGATTTGAAGTAGAGATTGGGGATCATCTGTATGAGGTTGATGTATTTAAGGGAGCCAATGAAGGTTTAGTTGTTGCTGAGATTGAACTTAAATCGGAAGATGAATTTTTTGAAAAACCAAACTGGATTGGGGAAGAAGTTACTGGAGATATTAAGTATTACAACTCCCAGTTAAGTAAGAAGCCATATACAACCTGGGCATTTGACTAA
- the pyk gene encoding pyruvate kinase gives MPNRKKTKIVATLGPATSTREVLKGMMEAGVDVFRINFSHADYEGVSERIKMIRSLSEELGYNTAILADLQGPKLRVGVMSGEVVVEKGDEITFVTGKPFEGTRERVYMNYKEFPKDVNAGERVLLDDGKLIFEVISTNRKNEVKAKVIQGGPLKSKKGVNLPNTNVSLPALTKKDIEDAIFAISQEVDWIALSFVRHGQDLQDLRELIEKHSDHKIPIIAKIEKPEAVENIDKIVAYCDGLMVARGDLGVEVPAHEVPLIQKKLVLKAKQSRIPVIIATQMMESMITSLTPTRAEVNDVANSVMDGADAVMLSGETSVGAYPIQVIERMASIIESVEHSSLIKVPQEPPHIRTKRYITKSICYHASLMANEIDAKVISTLTNSGYTAFQISAWRPKAHILVFTSNKRILTQLNLLWGVKAFYYDRYVSTDETIEDVNRMACEKGFVSVGDMMISLAAMPIQDKGMVNTLRVTEITTCNFK, from the coding sequence ATGCCTAACAGAAAAAAAACAAAAATAGTAGCTACATTGGGGCCAGCTACCAGTACCAGAGAAGTGCTCAAAGGTATGATGGAGGCTGGAGTAGACGTTTTCAGGATTAATTTTTCCCATGCAGATTATGAAGGGGTTTCCGAACGTATTAAAATGATACGTTCTTTGAGTGAGGAACTGGGTTACAACACAGCTATATTAGCCGACTTACAAGGTCCTAAACTTCGAGTAGGTGTGATGAGTGGAGAAGTAGTTGTAGAAAAAGGTGACGAAATAACATTCGTAACTGGAAAACCTTTTGAGGGCACCAGGGAGCGTGTGTATATGAACTACAAAGAATTTCCTAAAGATGTCAATGCTGGTGAACGAGTATTATTGGATGATGGTAAACTCATTTTTGAGGTGATTTCGACTAACCGTAAAAACGAAGTCAAAGCAAAGGTGATACAAGGTGGTCCGTTAAAATCTAAAAAGGGGGTGAACTTACCCAACACTAATGTGTCTCTTCCAGCACTAACAAAAAAGGATATTGAGGATGCTATTTTTGCAATTAGTCAAGAAGTTGACTGGATCGCGTTATCATTTGTTCGTCATGGGCAAGATTTGCAAGATCTTCGTGAGTTAATAGAAAAACATTCTGATCATAAGATTCCAATTATTGCTAAGATTGAAAAACCAGAGGCGGTAGAAAATATTGATAAGATAGTAGCTTATTGTGACGGTTTAATGGTAGCTAGAGGTGATCTAGGTGTAGAGGTCCCTGCACATGAAGTTCCACTTATTCAGAAAAAACTTGTTTTAAAGGCAAAACAATCTCGAATACCAGTTATTATTGCTACCCAGATGATGGAGAGCATGATTACAAGCTTGACTCCAACCCGTGCTGAAGTTAATGATGTTGCTAACTCAGTAATGGACGGAGCAGATGCCGTAATGCTATCAGGAGAGACTTCAGTTGGTGCATACCCTATACAGGTAATAGAGCGTATGGCTAGTATTATTGAGAGTGTTGAGCACTCTTCTTTAATCAAAGTTCCACAAGAACCACCTCATATTCGTACAAAACGATATATCACAAAATCTATATGTTATCATGCATCCTTAATGGCTAATGAGATTGATGCTAAAGTTATATCAACACTGACCAATAGTGGTTATACAGCATTTCAAATTTCTGCCTGGAGACCTAAGGCTCATATTCTTGTATTTACTTCAAATAAGCGTATATTGACGCAATTAAATTTATTGTGGGGAGTAAAGGCATTTTATTATGACCGGTATGTGAGCACAGATGAAACAATTGAGGATGTTAATCGAATGGCTTGCGAAAAGGGATTTGTAAGTGTAGGAGATATGATGATAAGTTTGGCTGCAATGCCTATTCAAGATAAAGGAATGGTTAATACATTACGGGTAACTGAAATTACAACATGTAACTTTAAGTAA
- the rnc gene encoding ribonuclease III codes for MGLIHKILHSRSADDGNFFMRLKGIIGFAPKDLEIYKKAFTHRSINKKDAKGNPVNYERLEFLGDAMLGSIISNHLFNQVPSGDEGYLTKMRSKVVSREHLNELGKDLGLIHLVDSKIPKEHFGENIHGNVFEALVGAIFLDRGYMFCERFVQKKVIKPYVDIEKLEGKILSYKSLLIEWAQKEKKTFLFEVYDDSGNELIKHFAVKLFIDGKIAAKARATSKKKAEERAAKRAYFKLQNKIDAQK; via the coding sequence ATGGGGCTTATTCATAAAATACTACATTCCCGCTCAGCTGATGACGGGAATTTTTTTATGCGTTTAAAAGGAATTATTGGGTTTGCGCCTAAGGATTTAGAAATCTATAAAAAAGCTTTTACGCATCGGTCTATTAATAAAAAGGATGCCAAAGGTAATCCAGTAAACTATGAGCGTTTGGAATTTTTAGGAGATGCTATGCTGGGTTCTATTATCTCAAATCACTTATTTAACCAAGTGCCTTCAGGAGATGAAGGCTATCTTACTAAAATGCGTTCTAAGGTTGTGAGTAGAGAGCATCTTAACGAGCTTGGTAAAGATCTTGGGCTTATCCATTTGGTGGATAGTAAAATTCCTAAAGAGCATTTTGGAGAAAATATTCACGGAAATGTATTTGAGGCTTTAGTCGGTGCAATATTTTTAGATAGAGGTTATATGTTTTGTGAACGTTTTGTGCAAAAGAAAGTTATTAAACCTTATGTTGATATTGAAAAGCTTGAAGGTAAAATTTTAAGCTATAAAAGCTTGTTAATAGAATGGGCTCAGAAGGAGAAAAAGACTTTTTTGTTTGAAGTATATGATGACAGCGGTAATGAGCTAATTAAACACTTTGCAGTAAAGTTATTTATAGATGGTAAGATTGCCGCAAAGGCAAGAGCGACCTCTAAAAAGAAGGCCGAGGAACGTGCAGCTAAGCGTGCTTATTTCAAGCTCCAGAACAAGATTGATGCTCAAAAATAA
- a CDS encoding ATP-binding protein: MKIRDKIAFSFTFITAMLLMTVFTIIYFFTDRYTQSEFYLRLSQRGTIAAQTHLENDSSNINIYNEIRREHLKTLPNEKEIIVVASAPYHTIHTDSSAKPLPDWFFKELKEKEHAQIKIKDIYYYALLYHDETGDFIVLMSAEDLYGQLKMKNLRNTLWIIFIISLGMSYLLGRFYAKEIMMPISNITQRVNDISATNLHLRLDIKNKKDELGQLASTFNTMLDRLETSFEIQSNFISNASHELKNPLTAILGEIEISQNKERTADEYKTSLNKIEVEAARLDVLISSLLKLAQTEFDNKGLIIEPIRIDELLLSVKQNFNNIHPENNIVFDFSLLPENPDALIIQGNKSLLSIAFSNVLDNAGKFSGNQKVIIKIETTSKTVQITITDMGMGIPKDELKNIFEPFYRATNVRGVKGFGVGLPLTYRIVKLHSGQLQIDSDVEKGTVVKFSFPNQEQHITILR, translated from the coding sequence ATGAAAATACGTGATAAAATAGCTTTTAGCTTTACGTTTATAACGGCCATGCTTCTTATGACCGTATTTACCATTATTTACTTTTTTACTGATCGGTATACACAAAGTGAGTTTTACCTACGTTTAAGCCAGCGTGGGACTATAGCTGCTCAAACACACTTAGAAAACGATTCATCCAACATCAACATATATAACGAAATACGTAGAGAGCATTTAAAAACACTTCCAAATGAAAAAGAAATCATTGTTGTGGCCTCGGCTCCATACCATACTATACATACGGACAGCAGCGCTAAACCATTACCTGATTGGTTTTTTAAAGAATTAAAAGAAAAGGAACATGCCCAGATTAAAATAAAAGATATTTATTACTACGCTCTTCTTTACCACGATGAAACCGGTGATTTCATAGTCCTAATGTCTGCCGAAGATCTTTATGGGCAGTTAAAAATGAAAAATCTAAGAAACACTCTATGGATAATCTTCATTATTAGCCTAGGAATGTCGTACCTCTTAGGAAGGTTTTATGCAAAAGAAATCATGATGCCCATTTCTAACATTACGCAACGAGTGAATGATATAAGCGCAACAAATCTACACTTGAGATTGGACATTAAAAATAAAAAAGATGAATTAGGACAACTAGCAAGTACATTTAATACAATGCTGGACAGACTTGAAACATCTTTTGAAATACAGAGCAACTTTATAAGCAATGCGTCGCATGAATTAAAAAATCCACTCACCGCAATTCTTGGAGAAATAGAGATAAGCCAAAATAAAGAACGTACTGCAGATGAGTATAAGACCTCTTTAAATAAAATTGAAGTAGAAGCAGCGAGACTCGACGTTTTAATAAGCAGTTTATTAAAGCTAGCTCAAACAGAATTTGATAATAAAGGACTAATCATTGAACCCATCCGGATTGATGAATTATTACTAAGTGTTAAACAAAATTTCAACAATATTCATCCTGAAAATAATATTGTATTTGACTTTTCTTTACTTCCAGAAAACCCAGATGCGCTTATCATTCAGGGTAATAAAAGTCTTTTAAGCATTGCTTTCTCCAATGTATTAGACAATGCGGGGAAATTTTCAGGCAATCAAAAGGTAATCATTAAGATAGAAACCACTTCTAAAACAGTTCAAATTACAATAACAGATATGGGAATGGGCATCCCTAAAGATGAACTTAAAAACATTTTTGAACCTTTTTATCGTGCCACTAATGTACGTGGAGTTAAAGGTTTTGGAGTTGGACTTCCACTAACCTATCGAATTGTAAAACTCCATTCAGGACAACTTCAAATAGATTCTGATGTTGAAAAAGGCACTGTGGTTAAATTTTCGTTTCCCAATCAAGAACAGCATATTACTATTCTTAGATAG
- the nhaA gene encoding Na+/H+ antiporter NhaA, translated as MTQRLRKIFITPFEKFLKVESLSGLLLFGATIISLLWANSTWGDTYKELWEIPLGFQFHNFELTKPLILWINDGLMAIFFFLIGLEIKREVLLGELNTLKKASLPIFAALGGIIIPVLLFLVLNPSGETSKGWGIPMATDIAFTLAILNLLGNRVPLSLKIFLTAFAIVDDIGAVLTIAVFYSTNIAWDLIGYSFLLLAFLFILTKRGYYNRFLYLGIGSIIWLLFLKSGIHPTIAGILIAFTIPVKQRGTVLDNSEELKDIVDQLSETKPTSKPILVDEQISLIEDLEDWTKKVQSPLQNLEHKLHSWIAYFIIPVFALSNAGVAISADNELHTGLSLSIIIALIFGKSIGVVILSWIGVKTGLASLPAGVNFNQIIGIGFLAGVGFTMSIFIANLAFEGNTILIDSSKVGILVGSLISGFIGYLILRFQSKKTITTQA; from the coding sequence ATGACGCAAAGACTGAGAAAAATTTTTATCACTCCATTTGAAAAATTCCTAAAAGTAGAAAGCCTTAGTGGTCTCCTACTTTTTGGCGCAACTATCATAAGTCTCCTTTGGGCAAATTCTACTTGGGGGGACACCTACAAAGAATTATGGGAAATACCTTTAGGATTTCAATTTCATAATTTTGAACTTACCAAACCGCTAATACTATGGATAAACGATGGACTTATGGCCATCTTTTTCTTCTTAATAGGTCTAGAGATTAAACGCGAAGTCCTTCTTGGAGAACTTAACACCTTAAAAAAAGCTTCACTACCTATTTTTGCTGCTTTAGGTGGAATTATTATACCGGTATTACTATTCCTAGTACTTAACCCTTCAGGCGAGACTTCTAAGGGATGGGGGATTCCTATGGCTACTGACATAGCATTCACATTAGCTATATTAAACCTACTAGGTAATCGAGTACCTTTAAGCCTAAAAATCTTCCTTACCGCTTTTGCTATTGTTGATGACATCGGCGCTGTACTGACAATAGCGGTTTTTTATAGTACTAATATTGCCTGGGATTTAATTGGATATTCTTTCCTTTTATTAGCCTTCCTATTTATTTTAACCAAGCGAGGATATTACAATAGATTCCTGTATTTAGGAATTGGAAGCATTATATGGTTACTTTTCCTAAAATCTGGAATTCACCCAACCATTGCAGGTATTCTAATTGCATTTACTATACCTGTAAAACAAAGAGGAACTGTATTAGATAATTCAGAAGAGCTAAAAGACATAGTTGATCAACTCAGTGAGACAAAGCCAACTTCTAAACCAATATTGGTTGATGAGCAAATTTCATTAATAGAAGACCTAGAAGATTGGACCAAGAAAGTACAATCACCTTTACAAAATCTTGAGCACAAGTTGCACAGCTGGATAGCCTATTTTATAATACCTGTTTTTGCATTATCCAATGCTGGTGTTGCTATAAGCGCTGATAATGAATTACACACTGGATTATCCTTAAGCATCATTATTGCCTTAATATTTGGAAAATCTATAGGTGTTGTAATATTATCATGGATAGGAGTAAAAACCGGTTTAGCTTCTTTACCAGCAGGAGTGAATTTTAATCAGATAATTGGAATTGGGTTTTTAGCAGGAGTTGGATTTACCATGTCAATTTTTATTGCGAATTTAGCCTTTGAAGGAAATACAATTCTTATTGACTCTTCAAAAGTTGGAATTCTTGTTGGTTCCCTTATATCAGGATTTATAGGATACTTAATCCTTAGATTTCAATCTAAAAAAACTATCACTACACAGGCGTAA
- a CDS encoding response regulator transcription factor codes for MKNVLVIEDEQNVAAFIKKGLNEAGYHVFIAYDGDTGLDLIQQKQIDFILLDVILPGKNGVEIAKEIRSRGHSETPILMLTALGTTDNIVNGLDAGADDYLIKPFKFKELLARLRALERRKNFTVSPQAKLKIANLELDTDAKVVKRDKDEIKLTSTEYRLLEYFMKNPNKVLSRIEILESVWDIGFDIGTNVVDVYVNYLRNKIDKEYSPKLIQTVIGMGYILKEDYENT; via the coding sequence ATGAAAAATGTATTGGTAATTGAAGACGAACAAAATGTGGCTGCCTTTATAAAAAAAGGGCTAAATGAAGCTGGATACCACGTGTTTATTGCGTATGACGGAGATACTGGCTTGGATTTGATCCAACAAAAACAGATTGATTTTATTCTACTAGATGTTATTCTGCCTGGCAAGAATGGGGTGGAGATTGCAAAAGAAATCCGATCTCGAGGCCATAGCGAAACTCCTATTCTTATGCTTACCGCGTTAGGAACTACTGACAATATAGTGAATGGCCTTGATGCTGGTGCTGATGACTATCTTATCAAGCCATTTAAATTTAAAGAATTATTAGCTCGATTGCGAGCCTTAGAACGTAGAAAAAATTTCACCGTAAGTCCACAAGCGAAGCTTAAAATTGCAAATCTTGAACTAGATACAGATGCTAAAGTTGTAAAACGTGATAAAGATGAGATTAAGCTAACCTCAACTGAATATCGTCTTTTGGAGTACTTTATGAAAAACCCAAACAAAGTCTTATCCCGAATTGAAATTCTTGAGAGTGTTTGGGATATTGGTTTTGATATAGGAACTAATGTTGTAGATGTCTACGTGAATTATCTTCGCAATAAAATTGACAAAGAATACAGCCCGAAACTCATACAAACAGTTATAGGCATGGGTTATATTTTAAAAGAAGACTATGAAAATACGTGA
- a CDS encoding IPExxxVDY family protein — protein MAIYKLLEDVGDAAFALIAIHSQEEDYRLAYQINAAIATHFSHSSIVVENHQQHRFNVYEWEDKHMEHTWYLVANIAVREDVAKNAQSLFAEQGLLKAYLVPEMKKVDYFIKINNIDQFFTCSSLIEELMKVSGVVTAYEVDPHQLKSKNNLIF, from the coding sequence ATGGCTATTTACAAGCTATTGGAGGATGTTGGCGATGCTGCTTTTGCATTGATTGCCATTCATAGTCAGGAAGAAGATTATCGGCTTGCGTACCAGATCAACGCCGCTATAGCTACTCATTTTTCTCATAGTTCCATTGTGGTTGAAAATCATCAGCAACATCGATTTAATGTTTATGAATGGGAAGATAAACATATGGAACATACATGGTATCTCGTTGCTAATATCGCAGTAAGGGAGGATGTGGCAAAAAATGCTCAATCACTTTTTGCAGAACAGGGCTTACTAAAGGCCTATTTGGTTCCAGAGATGAAAAAAGTAGATTACTTCATTAAGATTAATAACATTGACCAATTCTTTACTTGTTCTTCATTAATTGAAGAATTGATGAAAGTTTCAGGAGTTGTTACTGCCTATGAAGTGGATCCGCACCAACTAAAATCTAAAAACAACTTAATTTTTTAA
- a CDS encoding antibiotic biosynthesis monooxygenase family protein, which produces MNTPYYAVIFTSIKNEQSIGYQEMAQQMWVLAQEQPGFLGVESARNELGITVSYWKDLPSIAKWKQNSDHMLAQQFGRDKWYSHYKVRICLVEREYEFTS; this is translated from the coding sequence ATGAATACACCTTATTACGCTGTAATTTTTACATCAATTAAAAATGAACAATCAATAGGTTACCAAGAAATGGCGCAGCAAATGTGGGTATTAGCACAGGAGCAACCTGGGTTCCTTGGAGTGGAATCGGCAAGAAATGAATTAGGTATTACGGTAAGTTACTGGAAAGACCTTCCATCTATTGCCAAATGGAAGCAAAACTCCGATCACATGTTAGCTCAACAGTTTGGTCGTGATAAATGGTATTCACACTACAAAGTCCGCATATGCCTAGTAGAACGAGAATATGAATTTACATCATAA